The Leptospiraceae bacterium genomic interval TGACGAAAAGTATTGAGAAATATTTCCGTTGGAATCTCTTAATGGAACAATGGTAGTGGCTACCCAGAATATGCTTCCATCCTTAGCTCGGTTTCTGATATCTCCGCACCAAGTTTTTCCATTTTTCAAATCAGAATACATATTTATAAAAAAATCTTTAGGGTGATAATTTGAGTTAATGATGCGATGATTCTTTCCTATAATTTCTTCCTTCGAATATTTACTAATTTCACAAAACTTGGTGTTTGCGTAAGTGATTGCTCCAAAAATATTTGTATTGGAAAGAATTGCATGTTGGTCAATAGCGAATTGCCGCTGAGATTCAAATAATCCATTTTCCAATGTGTAGTTTGCTGATTCATTTTCGTAATTTCTCATTTTGGTCTCCTATGGCTAAATTTAACTATTGTATTTTAGATTAAGATTCAAAATATTTTTTCAATAAAGAATTGTATGTCAAATGAATTTTTAATTATTTTTGAGCTAGAGGCAAAGTGAAAGTAAACGTGCTTCCAATTCCTACGTTACTTGTTACCCATATTCTACCCCCTTGCAATTCTACGAATTCTTTACAGAGTATGAGTCCAAGACCAGTTCCTTTTTCATTATTCGTTCCTAAATTGCTAAATTTGGAATCTATTTTAAATATTTTTTCTAGGTTTTGCGGATTCATTCCAATTCCAGAATCATTAACAGAAACTTCGAAGAAGCCATCTTTGTTTTTTGTGGATACTACTATTTTGCCATTGGTGTGAGTGAATTTAATTGCATTGGTTAGTAGATTTCTAAGAACTGTAGTAATCAGGTATTCATCCGCATAGACAATGTCTTCTTCTGTTAGATCTGTTTCGATAGAAATATTTTTATTAAATGCATTTCCGCTTACGATTGGGATGGTAATAGAGACTAAGAAATTAAAAGAAACTTTCCTGTGGTTAACAGCAATATTCCCAGTTTGTGTTTTTGCCCATTGTGCCAAGTTATCTATGAGAGAAAGCGCTGATTTTGAGGAGTTGAAAATCATATGCGTATATTTTAGAAATATGGATGCTTGTTCATTATTATTTTCAACCAGCGATGTCTGCATTATATCAGATAGGGACATGAGTCCTGCAAATGGATTACGCAGATCATGTGCGATGATATTGAAGAATTTGTCCTTTGTTTTGTTTGTTTTTTCCAATTCCTGAGTATAGGTTTGTAGTGTAAGCTCGATCTGTTTTCTCTCGCTGATGTCTATCATGGCGATAAGATATTGTGCCATACCATCGTTATCCGTAAAACTAACTAATTCTAACTGCACCCAGAAAATTGTCTCGTTCTTTTTTTTCATTCTAACCTCGAATGATTTGGGATTGCCTGTTTCCTTAACATTTTTAAGAAAGAGATTAAGCATATCATGTTCTTCTGGCAGAATAAAATCATAAATTTTCAGTTTAGTTATTTCCAGATGAGAATAATCAAGCTTACCCATAAGAGCAAGATTTGCTTCTTGCAAAGATCCATCTTCATTGATAGTGCAATAACCAATTGGGGCTAAGTAGAATATATCCAAATAACGGGAATGCATTAAATACATTTCTTTTTGTGCATGGCGCAATTTATCATTTTGTTCTTTTAATAATTGTTGGCTTGTAAATAATTCTTCTTCCATATTTTTTCTATGGGTGATATCGGTTCTAGATGCAAAGTATTCTAAGATATTTCCTTCTTTATCTTTTATTGGAACAATGGTAGTGGCTACCCAGAATATACTTCCATCTTTAGCTTTGTTTCTGATTTCTCCTCGCCAAATCTCTCCTTTTTTTAAAGTGGAGTATAAATTTTCGAAAAAAAATTTTGAGTGGTATCCTGAGTTTATGATGCGGTGGGATTTGCCGATTAATTCTTCTCTTGAGTATTTACTAATCTCGCAGCATCGCTCGTTGACATAGAGTATATTTCCTTCTAAATCTGTAGTTGTAAGAATGGAATGCTGGTCAATAGCTGATTGGCGCATCAGGACTTTATTGATAGCTTTCTGTATATTCGCTAAGTCTTCTAAAATGATTGAATTTTCTTCTAATAAACCTTCTAAGTATTCTATAGTTTTCATGTCTTACCAGTTATCCTTATATTACGACTTGTCATTCTTATAATCGAAAGTAAAAAAAGAAAGAAACCTATGATAAACTGTCGTTTTAAAGTAATTACTTGTCTATTAAAAAAATAATTCCGCTTAAAAAATCTTAAATATGGAGTTTTTTTTATGTAGCTTCTTGGAACCTTGCAATGTTTTAATCGTAGCAACTAATCTCTACTTGATTTTCCTTAACTTAACAGAATTCGATGGCTATTCTTTCAAAATATCGAATAGCAGTTCTCATTCACTCATATAGCATAACGTTACCCATATCTTTTTGTTCTAAGTGAAATATTCAAAGATTACCACCGATGGACAGGCGAAGGCGTAGGTCGCGAATACTTGGAGCGAAGGGGGGAAGAGCACCGATAAAACGATACGATATTGATTTAATAATCGTGATTTGGTATGAATCCATATCGTTTTTTTATCGTTCTTTTATCAGTGTTAATCGGTGGTAATCAGTTTCTTATTATTTGTGGGTAACGTTATGACTCATTTAGCGAGGGGTAAACTAAAAGTAAACCTGCTTCCGATTCCGACTTCACTTGTAACCCAGATTTTACCACCCTGCATTTCTACGAATTCTTTGCAGAGGATTAGTCCAAGTCCAGTTCCTTTTTCTTTGTCGGTTCCTAGTTTGCTGAATTTGGAATCTATTCTAAATATTTTTTCTAGGTTCTTAGTTTCAATTCCAACTCCTGAATCGTTCACAGAAATTTCCAAGAAGTTATTCTTACTTTCTGTGGATACTATTATTTTACCGTTAGGATGAGTAAACTTAATTGCATTTGTAAGAAGATTTCGAAGAATTGTGCTCACTAAGGATTCATCTGCGTAAATTCTATCCGTTGTCGCTAATGCTTTTTTGATTGCAATATTTTTCTTAAATGCGTTTCCACTTATAATTGGAATTGTATAAGAGAGTATATAATCAAAAGAAATATTTTCAGGTTTAACTTTAATATTTCCTGTTTGCGCTTTTGCCCATTCCATTAAATTCTCAAGTAAGGTAAATGCAGATTTTGCGGAGGTTTGAATCATTTGCGTATACTTTAAAAATTCGGATGACCTTTCGTTGTTATCTCGTGTAAGCTCTGCTTCTAAAATTTCGGAGATTCCTGTAATTCCAATGAACGGATTACGAAGATCATGCGCTATGATATTAAAAAATTTATCTTTTGTATTGTTTAAAATTTCCAGCTCTTGAGCGTGTTTCTGAAGTGCTTCTTCTGCTTGTTTGCGCTCGGTAATGTCATTTGCTGCGCCAAATATTTGTTTGACCGAACCATCGCTTAGTCGTTTGTATATAATTTCGGTGCTCTCGATCCAATGCCAGAGACCATCTTTACTTTTCATTCTGTATTGATGAACTATTTGTGCATTGTCTTTAGTGTTTTTATATAGTGGATAAATTTTTTCTATGAATGCTGAACGGTCTTCTGGGTGCATCAATAAGAAAAGAGCTTGGCTCCCAAAACCTTGGATTTCATTTCTTGAGTATCCGAGAATTCGCTCTATACCTTCGTTGCTAAATACGTTTCGTCGTTCGATAATATCGTGGATATAAAGTATGCTAGGATTTAGATTTAATAAAGACTCCACAAATTTGCTTTTCTCAATCATCTCGACTTCCATTTTTCTTCGCTCGGTAATATCAATGAAGCTAATTACGATTTCAGATATTTCGTCATCTGTTTGGAAAACTGGAAAGCCATCAGCCGAAACCCAGATGACATCATTAGCCGCTCGTTCAATGCCAAATATTCTATTCTTTATTGGTTTTTTTGTGAATAGAATTTCATTCACAGGGTATCTATCTAACGGTAATTGACTATTATCCTCATATAAAAATTTCCAATATGGGTCATTTGCCTGTTTACCTCGCATTTGTCCATCGTCTAATCCTAATAATTCGGAAGCCCTTGGATTATTCTTTATAATGGAAGTGTCAGGCGCATGAACGATCACTCCTGCGTCAAGATTGGCTAATAGACCACGATATCTTTGTTCACTGATACGCATTGCCTCTTCGGCTTGTTTTCTTTTGGTATTGACGATTCGAATTGCAAAGTATTGATCAATGATTCCTTGTTCATTTTTCAGTGGAGTAATCATTGTGGATACCCAATAGTAGCTTCCATCTTTTGCGCGGTTTCGAATATCACCTTGCCAGACTTCGCCTTTTGTAATTGCAGAATACATATCTTCAAAAAATTCTTTTGGATGATAACCTGAATTGATAATGCGATGATTGCTGCCAATTAACTCTTCTCTTGTGTATTGGCTAATTTCACAGAACTGATCGTTGACGTAGGTAATCGTTCCATTCAAATCCGTAATGGCAAGGATTGCATGTTTACCAATTGTTTTTTTGTAGTGGTCTGAAATATTATCATCGCCTATCATTCGTAAATTATGTATCAGAATCCTTTAAAAGTAAAGAAAATTTTGGTGGATATGTAAATAAAGGTATTCCTTTTCATTCGTAGCGGCAAATTACTGTTTGACAATAAAAGAGTGAGATTATTAATGGTAAACAGATTTGGATTTTTTGTTTCAGCATTGATTATTGTTTCTTTGAGTATTTGCATTTATCTGCCTCTTCTCTCACAGTTCTCGTTAAAAAGACAAAAAGATTTTACAGCAGGGTTTTGATTTTTCTTGTCTTAACATTAAAAATTTCCGCTTTTCTATAATTCTCCAGACCAAAAAATTTTAAGGATTTAAATATGAATATTTACGTAGGCAACTTAACATACGAAGCAACAGAAAATGATGTAAGACAACTTTTTGAAACATTTGGAGAAGTTACATCAGTAAAAATTATCACAGACAAATACACTGGTCAATCTCGTGGGATTGGATTTATCGAAATGACAAATAAAAAAGAAGCGTTAGCCGCTATCAGTGATTTAAATGATAAAGAACTAAAAGGCCGTGCTTTAAAAGTAAACGAAGCTCAACCTAAAAAAACATATGATGACAACGGTGGCGGTGGAAACCGTGGTGGTGGATATGGCGGCGGTGGTGGAAGAGACCGTGATCGTGGTCGCAGAAACTACTAATCGGTAAATTAAGATTTGCCACAGAGGCACTGAGACACAGAGGTTTTTATTTAATCTTTTTGTTTTAAGCCTTGTAAGAGTCCCTGTTTCATTCGTGAGATAGGGACTTTTTTTATTTTGTTGTCATCACTGATATTTTCTGCTTATCGCTATTGTAAGTTAAGGATCTATACAGTCATTTCGAACATCGCGTGTCGGCTGGATTTGCAACTAAACAAATAGGTGGATGTGAGAAATCTATCTGACAAAAATGCGATAGTTTTAAGCAAGATAGACCTCTCACGATGATGCAGTTCGAGGTGACAGGGGTAAATCTACTTCTTAATCTCACCCTGGAAATACTTGATTGTTCTTTTTAAGCCTTCTACTAAAGGAACAGTAAATTTATAACCGAGCTTTTCTTTGGCAAGAGAGAGATCAGGACGACGGCGAGCAGGATCATCTTGAGGAAGAGGATTGTAAATAATTTTAGATTTTGATTTAGTGAGTTTGATTACAAGCTCTGCTAATTCTTTTACTGTAAATTCGTCCGAATTACCGAGATTAACCGGTCCGGAAAAACTATCCTGGTTCATCATAGCAACAATTCCATTGACTAAATCATCTACGAAACAAAAAGAACGAGTTTGACTTCCGTCTCCATAAATCGTAATGTCTTTGCCGGATAAAGCTTGTACGATGAAGTTACTTACTACACGACCATCATTTGCAAGCATACGAGGACCGTAGGTATTAAAGATGCGGATAACACGGATATCCACTTTATGTTGTCTATGATAATCAAAGCAAAGTGTTTCAGAAATTCTTTTTCCTTCATCATAGCAACTTCGAATTCCAATCGTGTTTACATTTCCCCAATAGGTTTCTTTTTGCGGGTGTTCGAGTGGGTTTCCGTATACTTCACTAGTGGAGGCTTGGAGGATACGCGCTCTTACCTTCTTGGCAAGACCGAGCATATTCATCATTCCTAAAACGTTAGTCTTAATCGTTGAGATTGCATTGTATTGGTAGTGAACGGGAGAAGCAGGGCAGGCAAAATTATAAATCTGATCTACCTCTGCTCTAAATTCATTTACAATATCATGTCTTATCATTTCAAAGTTTGGATTTTTCAATAGGTGTTGGATATTTTTTTTTCTTCCCGTGAAATAATTGTCAACGGATAATACCTCGTTGCCTTCTTTTAAAAGCTTCTCACATAGATGAGAACCAATAAATCCTGCTCCGCCTGTTATTAGAATACGTTTACTCATGCTCTTTCATTCCTTCTTTCTTTAATTGTGTTGCCCAGTCTTTGTCTAACGGTTTTCCGTTTAGATCAAGACCTCTAGATAAAAACCATTGTGCCACATCGGGCTCTACTTTGGCTTCTGCGAATTGTCTTTTTAATTTACTCATTCTTGCAAAGGGGTCTTTCTCTGTAAAAGTTTTTTTTACAAGAGTTCCTAAAATAAATAGACTAATCGATGACCAGATGACTGCGATTAGAATGCCAAATTCTTTTAGATTTAATCCAAATAGCTTTTCTTTTTTTCCAAGAATCCAACTCGCTAAAATTCCTGCATCTGTATGATGGATGTGATTGGTGAAGTCTACAAGATCATAAATACTGTAAAGAGATACACTTGTGCCTAAAAATATTAATGTGAGAGAAGAAATTTCTCTGCTGGTAAATGATAAGATAACAAAGATTATCCCAAATCGAATTCCGGTGTTATAGGTAAAATCATGATTAGCCGAATAGAAATGTGTGAATAGAATGAGAAAGATTCCAACAAATCCTAAGAATTGTTTTGCATGTTTTTTATCAAATCCTCTATTTAATAATACTCCACCGAGTAGCGATGAACCGATATAACCCGCTGAGACTACGAATAAAAAGGAAGCCTGCATTTTGCCGGAGATAACTGTCTCTCCTGTTTCATTTCCATGGATGAATATTCTTTCGACTACACCGCCGGTGAGAAGGGCAGCAGAGGCATGACAGATTTCATGGAATAATACAATAACTGCTTTTAGGTAAGTCATTGCCTGGAAATTCCAGAAGGCTATGAGTGTTAATATAATAGATAAAAAGAAAATTATTTTCTGCGATCTCATCCTA includes:
- a CDS encoding SDR family oxidoreductase, translated to MSKRILITGGAGFIGSHLCEKLLKEGNEVLSVDNYFTGRKKNIQHLLKNPNFEMIRHDIVNEFRAEVDQIYNFACPASPVHYQYNAISTIKTNVLGMMNMLGLAKKVRARILQASTSEVYGNPLEHPQKETYWGNVNTIGIRSCYDEGKRISETLCFDYHRQHKVDIRVIRIFNTYGPRMLANDGRVVSNFIVQALSGKDITIYGDGSQTRSFCFVDDLVNGIVAMMNQDSFSGPVNLGNSDEFTVKELAELVIKLTKSKSKIIYNPLPQDDPARRRPDLSLAKEKLGYKFTVPLVEGLKRTIKYFQGEIKK
- a CDS encoding RNA-binding protein; this encodes MNIYVGNLTYEATENDVRQLFETFGEVTSVKIITDKYTGQSRGIGFIEMTNKKEALAAISDLNDKELKGRALKVNEAQPKKTYDDNGGGGNRGGGYGGGGGRDRDRGRRNY
- a CDS encoding PAS domain-containing sensor histidine kinase → MKTIEYLEGLLEENSIILEDLANIQKAINKVLMRQSAIDQHSILTTTDLEGNILYVNERCCEISKYSREELIGKSHRIINSGYHSKFFFENLYSTLKKGEIWRGEIRNKAKDGSIFWVATTIVPIKDKEGNILEYFASRTDITHRKNMEEELFTSQQLLKEQNDKLRHAQKEMYLMHSRYLDIFYLAPIGYCTINEDGSLQEANLALMGKLDYSHLEITKLKIYDFILPEEHDMLNLFLKNVKETGNPKSFEVRMKKKNETIFWVQLELVSFTDNDGMAQYLIAMIDISERKQIELTLQTYTQELEKTNKTKDKFFNIIAHDLRNPFAGLMSLSDIMQTSLVENNNEQASIFLKYTHMIFNSSKSALSLIDNLAQWAKTQTGNIAVNHRKVSFNFLVSITIPIVSGNAFNKNISIETDLTEEDIVYADEYLITTVLRNLLTNAIKFTHTNGKIVVSTKNKDGFFEVSVNDSGIGMNPQNLEKIFKIDSKFSNLGTNNEKGTGLGLILCKEFVELQGGRIWVTSNVGIGSTFTFTLPLAQK
- a CDS encoding PAS domain-containing sensor histidine kinase, which encodes MIGDDNISDHYKKTIGKHAILAITDLNGTITYVNDQFCEISQYTREELIGSNHRIINSGYHPKEFFEDMYSAITKGEVWQGDIRNRAKDGSYYWVSTMITPLKNEQGIIDQYFAIRIVNTKRKQAEEAMRISEQRYRGLLANLDAGVIVHAPDTSIIKNNPRASELLGLDDGQMRGKQANDPYWKFLYEDNSQLPLDRYPVNEILFTKKPIKNRIFGIERAANDVIWVSADGFPVFQTDDEISEIVISFIDITERRKMEVEMIEKSKFVESLLNLNPSILYIHDIIERRNVFSNEGIERILGYSRNEIQGFGSQALFLLMHPEDRSAFIEKIYPLYKNTKDNAQIVHQYRMKSKDGLWHWIESTEIIYKRLSDGSVKQIFGAANDITERKQAEEALQKHAQELEILNNTKDKFFNIIAHDLRNPFIGITGISEILEAELTRDNNERSSEFLKYTQMIQTSAKSAFTLLENLMEWAKAQTGNIKVKPENISFDYILSYTIPIISGNAFKKNIAIKKALATTDRIYADESLVSTILRNLLTNAIKFTHPNGKIIVSTESKNNFLEISVNDSGVGIETKNLEKIFRIDSKFSKLGTDKEKGTGLGLILCKEFVEMQGGKIWVTSEVGIGSRFTFSLPLAK
- a CDS encoding M50 family metallopeptidase, translating into MRSQKIIFFLSIILTLIAFWNFQAMTYLKAVIVLFHEICHASAALLTGGVVERIFIHGNETGETVISGKMQASFLFVVSAGYIGSSLLGGVLLNRGFDKKHAKQFLGFVGIFLILFTHFYSANHDFTYNTGIRFGIIFVILSFTSREISSLTLIFLGTSVSLYSIYDLVDFTNHIHHTDAGILASWILGKKEKLFGLNLKEFGILIAVIWSSISLFILGTLVKKTFTEKDPFARMSKLKRQFAEAKVEPDVAQWFLSRGLDLNGKPLDKDWATQLKKEGMKEHE